A window of the Pseudomonas sp. B21_DOA genome harbors these coding sequences:
- a CDS encoding uroporphyrinogen-III C-methyltransferase, which yields MSETALPKDDVQPALDAQVETPPPAKEPRRGNGLAIVALLLGAAGVAIGGWGVWQVRHLQSNTQQQSSQVQALNDQAQSLKLNEQRLTERLAQLPGADELAERQRLVTQLQGDQQRLNQRLETVLGASRKDWRLAEAEHLLRLASLRLSALQDISSAQALVQGADEILREQNDPGSFAAREQVAKTLVALRSTEQPDRTGLFLRLGALRDQVIDLTELAPEYKDRGESLLGLTADGDGASRWAQWWDKVSRYIRIDFNADKNVKPLLAGQSLSQVRLALSLALEQAQWAALNGQAAVYTQALAEARDVLKGNFNPDNPQSKVMLEQVAELSKEPVTVQTPDLAGTLSAVQGYLERRNVNAEESVKPFAKPAGNQAQEATP from the coding sequence GTGAGCGAAACAGCCTTGCCAAAAGATGACGTCCAGCCTGCGCTCGATGCCCAGGTTGAAACTCCACCACCGGCCAAAGAGCCGCGCCGAGGCAATGGACTGGCGATTGTCGCCTTGCTGCTCGGTGCCGCCGGTGTCGCCATCGGTGGCTGGGGTGTCTGGCAGGTGCGCCACCTGCAGAGCAACACGCAGCAACAGTCGAGTCAGGTGCAGGCGTTGAACGATCAGGCGCAGAGTCTGAAGCTCAACGAACAGCGTCTGACCGAGCGTCTGGCGCAGTTGCCCGGTGCTGACGAACTCGCCGAACGCCAGCGTCTGGTGACGCAATTGCAGGGCGATCAGCAGCGCCTCAATCAGCGTCTGGAAACCGTCCTCGGCGCCAGCCGCAAGGACTGGCGTCTGGCCGAGGCCGAGCACTTGCTGCGTCTGGCCAGCCTGCGCCTGTCGGCGTTGCAGGACATCAGCAGCGCCCAGGCACTGGTGCAGGGCGCCGACGAAATCCTCCGTGAACAGAACGATCCGGGTTCCTTCGCCGCGCGCGAGCAAGTGGCGAAAACCCTGGTTGCCTTGCGCAGCACCGAACAGCCGGATCGCACCGGGCTGTTCCTGCGCCTCGGCGCTTTGCGCGATCAGGTCATCGACCTCACCGAGCTGGCGCCGGAGTACAAGGATCGCGGCGAGTCGCTGCTGGGCCTGACTGCCGACGGCGACGGCGCCAGCCGCTGGGCGCAGTGGTGGGACAAGGTATCGCGCTATATCCGCATCGATTTCAACGCTGACAAGAACGTCAAGCCGCTGCTGGCCGGACAGAGCCTGAGCCAGGTGCGCCTGGCCCTGAGCCTGGCGCTGGAGCAAGCGCAGTGGGCGGCGCTCAATGGTCAGGCGGCGGTCTATACCCAGGCGCTGGCCGAGGCGCGCGATGTGCTCAAGGGCAATTTCAACCCGGACAACCCGCAAAGCAAAGTCATGCTGGAGCAGGTCGCCGAGCTGAGCAAGGAACCGGTCACCGTCCAGACGCCGGATCTGGCCGGCACCTTGAGCGCCGTGCAAGGGTATCTGGAGCGACGTAACGTCAATGCCGAGGAATCGGTGAAACCGTTCGCCAAGCCTGCCGGCAACCAGGCGCAGGAGGCGACCCCATGA
- a CDS encoding glutathione S-transferase N-terminal domain-containing protein, whose protein sequence is MFKLYGFAVSNYYNMVKLALLEKGLPFEEVTFYPTQTSDSLAISPRGKVPVLGVDAGYINETAIILEYLEQSQKATPLLPSDPFERAQVLAIAKEIELYIELPGRACYGEAFFGVTLPEAIKEKTRAELLLGFAALGRHGKFAPYVAGDSLSIADLYFLYSVPLACAVGQKLFGIDLLAEMPQAKALLERLEQNPHVQKIAVDKDAAMPAFLAMIAAKK, encoded by the coding sequence ATGTTCAAGCTCTACGGATTCGCTGTCAGCAACTACTACAACATGGTCAAACTGGCACTGCTGGAAAAAGGCCTGCCCTTCGAAGAAGTGACTTTCTATCCGACGCAAACCTCGGACTCGCTGGCCATCAGCCCGCGTGGCAAGGTCCCGGTGCTGGGCGTGGACGCCGGTTACATCAACGAAACCGCGATCATCCTCGAATACCTCGAACAATCACAAAAGGCCACGCCGCTTTTGCCGAGCGATCCGTTTGAGCGTGCGCAGGTGCTCGCGATTGCCAAGGAGATCGAGTTGTACATCGAGTTGCCGGGGCGCGCCTGTTATGGCGAGGCATTTTTCGGTGTGACGTTGCCGGAGGCGATCAAGGAGAAAACCCGGGCCGAGCTGCTGCTGGGCTTCGCCGCGCTGGGCCGTCATGGCAAGTTCGCCCCCTACGTGGCGGGTGACAGCCTGAGCATTGCCGATTTGTATTTCCTCTACAGCGTGCCGCTGGCCTGTGCGGTCGGGCAGAAGCTGTTCGGGATTGATCTGCTGGCCGAGATGCCGCAGGCGAAAGCGCTGCTGGAGCGGCTTGAGCAGAATCCGCACGTGCAGAAGATTGCGGTGGACAAGGACGCGGCGATGCCGGCGTTTTTGGCGATGATTGCTGCCAAGAAGTGA
- a CDS encoding AlgP family protein: protein MSATKKPVNTPLHLLQQLSGSLLEHLENACSQALADAEKLLAKLEKQRGKAQEKLHKSRTKLQDAASAGKAKAQNKAKASVKELEDLLDALKDRQSETRSYILQLKRDAQESLKLAQGVGRVQEAVGKVLSSRSVKPAAAPAKKAAAKPVASKAPAKTAAAKPAVAKTAAKPAAKAPVKAAAKPAAKTAAKKPAASAAKPAAKTTAAKPAAAKPAVKATPAKAAAKPAASKAAPAKTAAAKPAAKAAAKPAAKPAAKTAAAKPAAKTAAKPAAAKPATKVAVKPAAKPAATSAAKPATKTAAKPATKPAAKPAAAKPATAAAKPAAKPAAKPAVKKPAAAKPAATKPAAAPAAKPAPAATPAAPAASTPSSAAQSTPSTAPAPAASSNVSSTPTSAS from the coding sequence ATGTCGGCCACCAAGAAGCCTGTAAATACTCCGTTGCACTTACTCCAACAGTTGTCGGGCAGCCTGCTCGAGCATTTGGAAAACGCTTGCTCGCAAGCCTTGGCTGATGCTGAAAAACTGCTCGCCAAGCTTGAAAAACAGCGTGGCAAAGCGCAGGAAAAACTGCACAAATCGCGCACCAAACTGCAGGACGCCGCCAGCGCCGGCAAAGCCAAGGCACAGAACAAAGCCAAGGCTTCGGTGAAAGAACTCGAAGACCTGCTCGACGCGTTGAAAGATCGTCAGTCCGAGACCCGCAGCTACATTCTGCAACTCAAGCGCGATGCTCAGGAAAGCCTGAAGCTGGCCCAGGGTGTTGGCCGCGTTCAAGAAGCAGTGGGCAAAGTTCTGTCGTCGCGTTCGGTCAAACCGGCAGCAGCACCAGCGAAGAAAGCCGCCGCCAAACCTGTTGCAAGCAAAGCCCCGGCGAAAACCGCAGCGGCCAAGCCTGCTGTTGCGAAAACCGCCGCCAAACCAGCGGCCAAGGCGCCAGTGAAAGCGGCTGCCAAACCAGCGGCGAAAACTGCAGCGAAGAAGCCAGCGGCGAGCGCGGCAAAACCGGCGGCTAAAACCACCGCAGCCAAACCTGCTGCAGCCAAGCCAGCAGTGAAAGCCACCCCTGCCAAAGCCGCTGCAAAACCGGCCGCGAGCAAAGCTGCACCGGCGAAAACCGCAGCCGCCAAACCTGCTGCCAAAGCAGCGGCAAAACCTGCAGCGAAACCTGCTGCCAAGACCGCCGCTGCGAAGCCTGCTGCCAAGACTGCGGCCAAGCCGGCCGCCGCCAAACCTGCTACGAAAGTGGCGGTAAAACCGGCTGCCAAACCAGCCGCCACATCGGCAGCAAAACCTGCGACAAAAACTGCTGCGAAACCGGCCACCAAGCCTGCTGCGAAACCCGCTGCTGCCAAGCCTGCGACCGCTGCTGCAAAACCGGCCGCCAAGCCAGCCGCAAAACCAGCGGTGAAAAAGCCTGCTGCTGCCAAGCCAGCCGCGACCAAACCGGCTGCTGCTCCAGCCGCCAAGCCTGCGCCTGCGGCTACCCCGGCTGCTCCAGCTGCCTCGACACCGTCGTCCGCTGCTCAATCGACCCCTTCGACTGCGCCAGCACCAGCCGCTTCGTCGAACGTCAGCAGCACCCCGACCAGCGCTTCCTAA
- a CDS encoding FKBP-type peptidyl-prolyl cis-trans isomerase, translating to MSRYFMLSLCMVFSAAYADEKTTANDAHDLAYSLGASLGERLRQEVPQLQIQALIEGLQQAYQGKPLALSEARIEQILADHESRNAEQASRQSSDAAMENEQRFLSAEKAKPGVKELADGILLTELVPGTGAKAGPDGKVQVLYVGKLPDGTVFDQNTQPQWFNLDSVITGWRTALQSMPVGAKWRLVIPSDQAYGADGAGDLIAPFTPLVFEVELRGATS from the coding sequence ATGTCGCGCTACTTTATGTTGTCCCTCTGCATGGTTTTTTCGGCGGCGTATGCCGATGAAAAAACTACGGCAAACGATGCTCATGACCTGGCTTACAGCCTCGGTGCCAGCCTCGGCGAACGGCTGCGTCAGGAGGTGCCGCAATTGCAAATCCAGGCACTGATCGAAGGTCTGCAACAGGCGTATCAGGGCAAGCCGCTGGCGCTGAGTGAAGCGCGTATCGAACAGATTCTGGCCGACCACGAATCGCGCAATGCCGAGCAGGCATCACGGCAGTCGAGCGATGCGGCGATGGAAAACGAGCAACGCTTTCTCAGTGCGGAAAAAGCCAAACCGGGGGTGAAGGAACTGGCCGATGGCATCCTCCTGACTGAACTGGTTCCGGGCACTGGCGCCAAGGCTGGCCCGGACGGCAAAGTGCAGGTGTTGTATGTCGGCAAGCTGCCGGACGGCACCGTGTTCGATCAGAACACCCAGCCGCAATGGTTCAACCTCGACAGCGTGATCACCGGTTGGCGCACCGCTTTGCAGAGCATGCCGGTGGGGGCGAAATGGCGATTGGTGATTCCGTCGGATCAGGCTTATGGCGCCGACGGTGCCGGCGACCTGATTGCGCCATTCACACCACTGGTATTTGAAGTGGAATTGCGTGGCGCGACGAGCTGA
- a CDS encoding mechanosensitive ion channel family protein: MEAFKLPFAAVWVEPIWFTAQILLILLAGYLTQRFVAKGLTRLGERYPFPPQLLMPLRGVLRWLIMGSALLFVLERLGVSATVLWTALSGFVAVAAVAFFAMWSVLSNLLCAILIFTVGPFRLGDVVELVDTTDKPGVKGRVIAINLLYTTLVEAEELGTGSAMVQVPNSLFFQRSVRRWRGTDVLPSSGFEK; the protein is encoded by the coding sequence ATGGAAGCCTTCAAGCTGCCCTTTGCGGCGGTGTGGGTCGAGCCCATCTGGTTCACCGCGCAGATTCTGCTGATTCTGCTGGCCGGTTACCTCACCCAGCGTTTCGTTGCCAAAGGCCTGACTCGCCTGGGTGAGCGCTATCCGTTTCCACCGCAGTTGCTGATGCCGCTGCGCGGCGTGTTGCGCTGGCTGATCATGGGCAGCGCGCTGCTCTTCGTGCTCGAGCGCCTCGGCGTTTCGGCCACGGTGCTGTGGACGGCGCTGTCGGGGTTTGTCGCGGTGGCGGCGGTGGCGTTCTTCGCCATGTGGAGTGTGCTGTCGAACCTGCTCTGCGCAATTCTCATTTTCACCGTCGGGCCGTTCCGCCTCGGCGACGTGGTCGAGCTGGTGGACACCACCGACAAGCCTGGCGTCAAAGGCCGGGTGATCGCGATCAATCTGCTCTACACCACGCTGGTCGAGGCCGAAGAGCTCGGCACCGGTAGCGCCATGGTGCAGGTGCCGAACAGCCTGTTCTTCCAGCGTTCGGTGCGGCGTTGGCGCGGGACCGATGTGTTGCCGTCGAGCGGGTTTGAGAAGTAA
- a CDS encoding LytTR family DNA-binding domain-containing protein, whose translation MNVLIVDDEPLARERLSRMVSELEGYTVLEPSATNGEEALALIDSHKPDIVLLDIRMPGLDGLQVAARLCERETPPAVVFCTSPDEFAVEALQASAVGYVVKPVRTEHLNEALKRAERPNRAQLAALTRPAAESGNGPRSHISARTRKGIELIPLDQVVYFIADHKYVTLRHEAGEVLLDEPLKALEDEFGERFVRIHRNALVARDRIERLQRTPLGHFQLFLKGLNGDALIVSRRHVAGVRKMMQGL comes from the coding sequence ATGAATGTCCTGATCGTTGATGACGAACCCCTGGCTCGCGAGCGCCTAAGCCGTATGGTGAGCGAGCTCGAGGGTTACACAGTCCTGGAGCCCAGTGCCACGAATGGCGAGGAGGCGTTAGCGCTGATCGACAGCCACAAACCGGATATCGTGTTGCTCGATATCCGCATGCCGGGCCTCGATGGCCTGCAGGTTGCTGCCCGACTGTGCGAACGCGAGACGCCGCCGGCCGTGGTGTTTTGCACCAGTCCCGATGAATTTGCCGTGGAAGCCCTGCAGGCCAGCGCCGTGGGCTATGTGGTGAAACCTGTGCGAACCGAACACTTGAATGAGGCCCTGAAGCGGGCTGAACGTCCCAATCGGGCGCAACTTGCAGCCCTGACCCGTCCCGCTGCCGAAAGTGGCAACGGTCCACGCAGCCACATCAGCGCGCGCACCCGCAAAGGCATCGAGCTGATTCCGCTGGATCAGGTGGTCTACTTCATCGCCGACCACAAATACGTGACCCTGCGTCACGAAGCCGGCGAAGTGCTGCTCGACGAACCTCTCAAAGCCCTCGAAGACGAATTCGGCGAACGCTTTGTGCGTATCCACCGCAACGCGCTGGTCGCTCGCGACCGCATCGAGCGATTGCAGCGCACACCACTGGGACATTTCCAGTTGTTCCTCAAAGGCCTTAATGGCGATGCGCTGATTGTCAGTCGTCGGCATGTGGCCGGTGTACGCAAGATGATGCAGGGACTTTGA
- the hemC gene encoding hydroxymethylbilane synthase, whose protein sequence is MSPREIRIATRKSALALWQAEYVKARLEAAHPGLLVTLVPMVSRGDKLLDSPLSKIGGKGLFVKELETALLENQADIAVHSMKDVPMDFPQGLGLFCICEREDPRDAFVSNTYASLEALPSGAIVGTSSLRRQTQLLARRPDLQIRFLRGNVNTRLAKLDAGEYDAIILAAAGLIRLGFEDRITSAISVDDSLPAGGQGAVGIECRSADHEIHALLAPLHHADTASRVNAERALNKHLNGGCQVPIACYAVLEGEQLWLRGLVGEPSGGELLSAEARAPRADAEALGVQVAEDLLKQGADDILKAVYGEAGHE, encoded by the coding sequence ATGTCCCCTCGCGAAATCCGCATCGCCACCCGTAAAAGTGCGCTGGCCCTCTGGCAGGCCGAATACGTCAAAGCCCGTCTCGAGGCGGCCCACCCTGGCCTGCTGGTGACGCTGGTGCCCATGGTCAGTCGCGGCGACAAGCTGCTCGACTCACCACTGTCGAAGATCGGCGGCAAGGGCCTGTTCGTCAAGGAGCTGGAAACCGCGCTGCTGGAAAACCAGGCCGACATCGCCGTGCATTCGATGAAAGACGTGCCGATGGATTTCCCGCAAGGGTTGGGCCTGTTCTGTATCTGCGAGCGCGAAGATCCGCGCGATGCTTTCGTCTCCAATACCTACGCAAGCCTTGAAGCTTTACCGAGCGGAGCCATCGTCGGCACCTCGAGCCTGCGTCGGCAGACACAGCTGCTGGCGCGTCGCCCGGACCTGCAGATCCGCTTTCTGCGCGGCAACGTCAATACCCGTCTGGCCAAGCTCGACGCCGGCGAATACGACGCGATCATCCTCGCCGCTGCCGGTCTGATCCGCCTCGGCTTCGAAGATCGCATCACTTCGGCGATCAGTGTCGATGACAGTCTGCCGGCCGGTGGCCAGGGCGCGGTCGGCATCGAATGCCGCAGCGCCGACCACGAAATTCACGCCTTGCTCGCGCCTTTGCACCACGCCGATACCGCTTCGCGGGTGAACGCGGAACGCGCCCTCAACAAACATTTGAACGGCGGCTGCCAGGTGCCGATCGCCTGCTATGCCGTGCTCGAAGGCGAGCAGTTGTGGTTGCGCGGACTGGTCGGTGAGCCAAGCGGCGGCGAGTTGCTCAGCGCCGAAGCCCGGGCGCCGCGTGCTGACGCTGAAGCCTTGGGCGTACAGGTCGCTGAAGACCTGCTCAAGCAAGGCGCCGACGACATTCTCAAAGCGGTGTACGGCGAGGCGGGTCACGAGTGA
- the argH gene encoding argininosuccinate lyase, producing MSTDKTNQSWGGRFSEPVDAFVARFTASVTFDQRLYRHDIMGSIAHATMLAKVGVLTDAERDSIIDGLKTIQGEIEAGQFDWRVDLEDVHMNIEARLTDRIGVTGKKLHTGRSRNDQVATDIRLWLRDEIDLILAEITRLQKGLLEQAEREAASIMPGFTHLQTAQPVTFGHHMLAWFEMLSRDYERLVDCRKRTNRMPLGSAALAGTTYPIDREYTAQLLGFDAVGGNSLDNVSDRDFAIEFCSAASIAMMHLSRFSEELVLWTSAQFQFIDLPDRFCTGSSIMPQKKNPDVPELVRGKTGRVFGALMGLLTLMKGQPLAYNKDNQEDKEPLFDAADTLRDSLRAFADMIPAIKPKHAIMREAALRGFSTATDLADYLVRRGLPFRDCHEIVGHAVKYGVDTGKDLAEMSLEELRQFSDQIEQDVFAVLTLEGSVNARDHIGGTAPAQVKAAVARGQALLTSR from the coding sequence ATGAGCACTGACAAGACCAATCAGTCCTGGGGCGGCCGCTTCAGTGAACCCGTCGACGCCTTCGTCGCCCGCTTCACCGCCTCCGTCACTTTCGACCAGCGCCTGTATCGCCACGACATCATGGGCTCGATCGCCCACGCCACCATGCTGGCCAAGGTCGGCGTGCTGACCGATGCCGAGCGCGACAGCATCATCGATGGCCTGAAGACCATTCAGGGCGAAATCGAGGCCGGCCAGTTCGACTGGCGCGTCGACCTCGAAGACGTGCACATGAACATCGAAGCGCGCCTGACCGACCGCATCGGCGTCACCGGTAAAAAGCTGCATACCGGGCGCAGCCGCAACGACCAGGTCGCCACCGATATCCGCCTGTGGCTGCGCGATGAAATCGACCTGATCCTCGCCGAGATCACCCGCTTGCAAAAAGGCCTGCTGGAGCAAGCCGAACGTGAGGCTGCGAGCATCATGCCGGGCTTCACCCACTTGCAGACCGCGCAGCCAGTGACTTTCGGGCATCACATGCTGGCCTGGTTCGAAATGCTCAGCCGCGATTACGAGCGCCTGGTCGACTGCCGCAAACGCACCAACCGCATGCCATTGGGCAGCGCCGCGCTGGCCGGCACCACTTACCCGATCGACCGCGAATACACCGCGCAACTGCTGGGCTTCGACGCCGTCGGCGGCAACTCGCTGGACAACGTTTCCGATCGCGACTTCGCCATCGAATTCTGCTCGGCCGCGAGCATCGCGATGATGCACCTGTCGCGTTTCTCCGAAGAGCTGGTGCTGTGGACCAGCGCGCAGTTCCAGTTCATCGATCTGCCGGACCGTTTCTGCACCGGCAGCTCGATCATGCCGCAAAAGAAAAACCCCGACGTGCCCGAGCTGGTACGCGGCAAGACCGGCCGTGTGTTCGGCGCGCTGATGGGCCTGCTGACCCTGATGAAGGGCCAGCCACTGGCCTACAACAAGGACAATCAGGAAGACAAGGAGCCGCTGTTCGACGCCGCCGACACCCTGCGCGATTCGCTGCGCGCATTTGCCGACATGATCCCGGCGATCAAGCCGAAACACGCGATCATGCGGGAAGCGGCGCTGCGCGGTTTCTCCACCGCTACCGACCTGGCGGATTATCTGGTGCGCCGTGGCCTGCCGTTCCGTGATTGCCATGAAATCGTTGGCCACGCGGTGAAGTATGGCGTCGACACCGGCAAGGATCTGGCCGAGATGAGCCTGGAAGAACTGCGTCAGTTCAGTGATCAGATCGAGCAGGACGTGTTTGCCGTGCTGACCCTGGAAGGCTCGGTGAATGCTCGCGACCATATCGGCGGGACTGCGCCGGCGCAGGTCAAGGCTGCAGTGGCGCGCGGCCAGGCCCTGCTGACCAGCCGCTAG
- a CDS encoding TIGR02444 family protein, whose amino-acid sequence MSSDLWSFALDVYARPGVEDACLQLQTAGANVCLLLCGLWLEQRAVTCDESRVRLLKALTAPWDIEVVQPLRTLRMQWKARAVDDAVVAGMREQIKSLELEAERTLLSRLEGVAQEWARNDAGSVTWLEDLAGTAASLNRDALQVLRVAATGT is encoded by the coding sequence ATGTCCTCTGACCTGTGGAGCTTTGCCCTTGATGTCTACGCCCGGCCGGGTGTGGAAGATGCCTGCCTGCAATTGCAAACGGCGGGCGCCAATGTCTGCCTGTTGCTGTGCGGTTTGTGGCTTGAGCAGCGCGCAGTGACCTGCGATGAGTCGCGCGTTCGTTTGCTCAAGGCCTTGACCGCGCCGTGGGATATCGAGGTGGTGCAACCGCTGCGAACCTTGCGCATGCAATGGAAAGCGCGGGCCGTCGATGATGCGGTGGTGGCGGGCATGCGCGAGCAGATCAAGTCACTTGAGCTTGAAGCTGAGCGAACCTTGCTGTCACGGCTGGAAGGTGTGGCGCAGGAGTGGGCGCGCAACGATGCAGGTTCGGTGACCTGGCTGGAAGATCTGGCCGGCACTGCCGCCAGCCTGAACCGCGACGCGCTGCAAGTGCTGCGCGTCGCGGCAACCGGCACTTAG
- a CDS encoding LysE family transporter translates to MELQTWLAFFAACWVISLSPGAGAIASMSSGLQYGFWRGYWNALGLQIGLAVQIAIVGAGVGAVLTASATAFHAIKWFGVAYLVYLAIKQWRALPMDMSDDAGVRPIGKPLALVFRGFLVNISNPKALIFMLAVLPQFINPHAPLLIQYLVIGVTMVFVDLIVMAGYTGLASKVLRLLRTPKQQKRMNRTFAGLFIGAAAFMATLRKAAA, encoded by the coding sequence ATGGAGCTTCAAACATGGCTGGCATTCTTTGCCGCCTGCTGGGTGATCAGTTTGTCCCCGGGCGCGGGCGCCATTGCGTCGATGTCCAGCGGTCTGCAATACGGGTTCTGGCGCGGCTATTGGAACGCGCTGGGCCTGCAGATCGGTCTGGCGGTGCAGATTGCGATTGTCGGCGCAGGTGTTGGCGCCGTGCTCACTGCTTCGGCCACGGCGTTCCATGCGATCAAATGGTTCGGCGTTGCCTATCTGGTTTATCTGGCTATCAAGCAATGGCGCGCGTTGCCCATGGACATGAGCGATGACGCCGGGGTACGGCCGATCGGCAAGCCGCTGGCCCTGGTGTTTCGCGGCTTTCTGGTGAATATCAGCAATCCCAAGGCATTGATATTCATGCTCGCGGTGCTGCCGCAGTTCATCAATCCCCATGCGCCGCTGCTGATTCAGTATCTGGTGATCGGCGTGACCATGGTATTCGTCGACCTGATTGTCATGGCCGGCTACACCGGGCTCGCGTCGAAGGTGCTGCGCCTGTTGCGCACACCCAAGCAGCAGAAACGCATGAACCGCACCTTTGCCGGGCTGTTCATCGGCGCGGCGGCATTCATGGCGACGTTGCGCAAAGCGGCGGCGTAA
- a CDS encoding Rsd/AlgQ family anti-sigma factor has translation MLESCQNAQERWGGVHLLIDRWLQEREELIGAYDKLGAQPDSLSESRKPLLEFCGVLVDYVSAGHFEIYEQLTGEAKAFNDKRGLELAETIYPRIDVITEKLLAFNDLCDEGKCVAEKFKELGGLLHERFELEDCLIEVLHTAHKAEDPVQA, from the coding sequence ATGCTCGAAAGTTGTCAGAATGCTCAGGAACGTTGGGGTGGGGTTCATCTGCTGATCGACCGCTGGTTGCAGGAGCGTGAAGAGCTGATCGGCGCCTACGACAAACTCGGTGCGCAGCCTGATTCGCTGTCCGAAAGCCGCAAACCTCTGTTGGAGTTCTGCGGCGTGCTGGTCGATTACGTATCGGCTGGGCACTTCGAAATCTATGAACAGCTGACTGGCGAAGCCAAGGCGTTCAACGACAAGCGCGGTCTGGAACTCGCCGAGACCATTTACCCACGCATTGACGTCATTACCGAGAAGCTGCTCGCGTTCAATGATCTGTGCGATGAAGGCAAATGCGTTGCGGAGAAATTCAAGGAATTGGGCGGCTTGCTGCATGAGCGCTTCGAACTTGAAGACTGCCTGATCGAAGTGCTGCACACGGCACACAAGGCAGAAGATCCGGTTCAGGCCTGA
- a CDS encoding heme biosynthesis protein HemY, whose product MKRLYVIVFLVIAATAALGLAIAEHSGYVLVAYKSFRYEASLWATLAVIAVLWLLFWGIKVLAELVMTSTGVVNPWSRRNRSRRVQGAIEHGQLDLAEGRWASAQRHLTRAAEAERQPLLYYLGAARAANEQGQYEESDRLLERALERQPQAELAIALSHAQLQTDRGDTDGALVTLQAMHERHPRSAQTLRQLQRLHQQRGEWSAVIRLLPELRKDKVLPPAELAELERRAWGENLSLAAHREEDGTVGLQSLKRAWEQLTSAQRQEPPLVLAYAEQLRQLGAQVEAEEVLRTALKRKYDSHLARLYGLVRGSDPARQLQTAEGWLKEHPADPSLLLTLGRLCLQTSLWGKARDYLESSLRVQRNPETCAELARLLAQLGDTERSNQLFQEGLGLLDERLLAAPLPVAAKV is encoded by the coding sequence ATGAAGCGCCTTTATGTAATCGTGTTTCTGGTCATCGCCGCGACGGCAGCGCTGGGCCTGGCGATCGCCGAGCATTCCGGTTACGTGCTGGTGGCGTACAAGAGCTTCCGCTACGAGGCAAGTCTGTGGGCGACACTGGCAGTGATCGCGGTGCTGTGGCTGCTGTTCTGGGGCATCAAGGTGCTGGCCGAGCTGGTGATGACCTCTACCGGCGTAGTCAATCCCTGGTCGCGGCGCAATCGCAGTCGCCGCGTGCAAGGGGCGATCGAACACGGCCAACTGGATCTGGCTGAAGGCCGCTGGGCCAGTGCGCAGCGGCATCTGACCCGCGCAGCGGAAGCCGAACGTCAGCCACTGCTTTACTACCTCGGCGCCGCACGTGCGGCGAACGAGCAAGGTCAGTACGAAGAAAGCGATCGTTTGCTTGAGCGCGCGCTGGAACGTCAGCCGCAAGCCGAATTGGCGATCGCCCTGAGTCACGCGCAACTGCAGACCGATCGCGGCGACACCGATGGTGCACTGGTGACTTTGCAGGCGATGCACGAGCGGCATCCGCGCAGCGCACAGACACTGCGTCAATTGCAGCGTCTGCATCAGCAACGTGGCGAATGGTCGGCGGTGATTCGTTTGCTGCCGGAGTTGCGCAAAGACAAAGTGCTGCCGCCAGCCGAACTGGCCGAACTCGAGCGTCGCGCCTGGGGTGAAAACCTGTCCCTGGCAGCCCATCGCGAAGAAGACGGTACGGTGGGTTTGCAGTCACTCAAGCGAGCCTGGGAGCAGCTGACTTCGGCGCAGCGTCAGGAGCCGCCGTTGGTGCTGGCCTATGCCGAGCAATTGCGCCAGTTGGGCGCTCAGGTCGAAGCCGAAGAAGTGCTGCGCACAGCGCTCAAGCGCAAGTACGACAGTCATCTGGCGCGGCTCTATGGTCTGGTTCGTGGCAGCGATCCTGCGCGTCAGCTGCAGACTGCCGAAGGCTGGCTCAAAGAGCACCCGGCCGATCCGAGCCTGTTGCTGACCCTCGGGCGTTTGTGTCTGCAAACCAGTCTGTGGGGCAAGGCGCGTGACTATCTGGAAAGCAGTCTGCGTGTGCAGCGCAATCCGGAGACCTGTGCGGAATTGGCCCGTCTGCTTGCACAGCTTGGCGATACCGAGCGCAGCAACCAGTTGTTCCAGGAAGGTCTGGGACTGCTCGATGAACGCCTGCTGGCGGCGCCTTTGCCGGTGGCGGCGAAGGTGTGA
- a CDS encoding TIGR02647 family protein, whose amino-acid sequence MSLTPELVAELEVLALFNLDSSQEGLKIHQTAAPKHIAAAQRLFEKELTDQPDGGYLTSLGRDAAQNVQTVLTILREQETA is encoded by the coding sequence ATGTCGCTTACCCCTGAGTTGGTTGCCGAACTGGAAGTCCTTGCACTCTTCAACCTGGACAGTTCCCAGGAAGGTCTGAAAATTCATCAGACCGCTGCCCCGAAACACATCGCTGCTGCCCAGCGTCTCTTTGAAAAAGAACTCACCGATCAGCCCGACGGCGGATATCTGACCAGCCTCGGTCGCGATGCCGCGCAAAACGTGCAGACCGTACTGACGATTCTGAGAGAGCAGGAAACCGCCTGA